The Procambarus clarkii isolate CNS0578487 chromosome 24, FALCON_Pclarkii_2.0, whole genome shotgun sequence genome includes a region encoding these proteins:
- the LOC123751776 gene encoding proteoglycan 4-like: MSVFVSVFLYLPVWPAIKQNQPANTKQNQPANTKQDQPANTKQDQPANTKQNQPANIKQDQPANIKQDQPANTKQNQPANIKQNQPANIKQDQPANTKQNPPANIKKNQPANTKQNQPANTKQNQPANTKQNQPANIKKNQPANTKQNQPANTKQNQPANIKQNQPANTKQNQPANTKQNQPANIKQNQPANTKQNQPANIKQNQPANIKKNQPANIKQNQPANTKQNQPANTKQNQPANIKQNQPANTKQNQPANIKQNQPANIKQDQPANIKQDQPANTKQNQPANIKQNQPANTKQNQPANIKQNQPANIKQDQPANIKQDQPANTKQNQPANIKKNQPANIKQDQPANTMKNQPANTKQNQPANTKQNQPANIKQNQPANIKQDQPANTKQNQPANIKQDQPANTKQNQPANIKKNQPANIKQDQPANTMKNQPANTKQNQPANTKQDQPANTKQDQPANTKQDQPANTKQDQPANIKQDQPANIKQDQPANIKQDQPANTMKNQPANTKQNQPANTKQNQPANTKQDQPANTKQNQPANIKQDQPANIKQNQPANIKKNQPANIKQDQPANTKQNQPANIKKNQPANIKQDQPANTMKNQPANTKQNQPANTKQDQPANTKQDQPANTKQDQPANTK, from the exons ATGTCTGTATTTGTCTCTGTATTTCTGTAtttgcctgtct GGCCGGCCATCAAGCAGAACCAGCCGGCCAACACCAAGCAGAACCAGCCGGCCAACACCAAGCAGGACCAGCCGGCCAACACCAAGCAGGACCAGCCGGCCAACACCAAGCAGAACCAGCCGGCCAACATCAAGCAGGACCAGCCGGCCAACATCAAGCAGGACCAGCCGGCCAACACCAAGCAGAACCAGCCGGCCAACATCAAGCAGAACCAGCCGGCCAACATCAAGCAGGACCAGCCGGCCAACACCAAGCAGAACCCGCCGGCCAACATCAAGAAGAACCAGCCGGCCAACACCAAGCAGAACCAGCCGGCCAACACCAAGCAGAACCAGCCGGCCAACACCAAGCAGAACCAGCCGGCCAACATCAAGAAGAACCAGCCGGCCAACACCAAGCAGAACCAGCCGGCCAACACCAAGCAGAACCAGCCGGCCAACATCAAGCAGAACCAGCCGGCCAACACCAAGCAGAACCAGCCGGCCAACACCAAGCAGAACCAGCCGGCCAACATCAAGCAGAACCAGCCGGCCAACACCAAGCAGAACCAGCCGGCCAACATCAAGCAGAACCAGCCGGCCAACATCAAGAAGAACCAGCCGGCCAACATCAAGCAGAACCAGCCGGCCAACACCAAGCAGAACCAGCCGGCCAACACCAAGCAGAACCAGCCGGCCAACATCAAGCAGAACCAGCCGGCCAACACCAAGCAGAACCAGCCGGCCAACATCAAGCAGAACCAGCCGGCCAACATCAAGCAGGACCAGCCGGCCAACATCAAGCAGGACCAGCCGGCCAACACCAAGCAGAACCAGCCGGCCAACATCAAGCAGAACCAGCCGGCCAACACCAAGCAGAACCAGCCGGCCAACATCAAGCAGAACCAGCCGGCCAACATCAAGCAGGACCAGCCGGCCAACATCAAGCAGGACCAGCCGGCCAACACCAAGCAGAACCAGCCGGCCAACATCAAGAAGAACCAGCCGGCCAACATCAAGCAGGACCAGCCGGCCAACACCATGAAGAACCAGCCGGCCAACACCAAGCAGAACCAGCCGGCCAACACCAAGCAGAACCAGCCGGCCAACATCAAGCAGAACCAGCCGGCCAACATCAAGCAGGACCAGCCGGCCAACACCAAGCAGAACCAGCCGGCCAACATCAAGCAGGACCAGCCGGCCAACACCAAGCAGAACCAGCCGGCCAACATCAAGAAGAACCAGCCGGCCAACATCAAGCAGGACCAGCCGGCCAACACCATGAAGAACCAGCCGGCCAACACCAAGCAGAACCAGCCGGCCAACACCAAGCAGGACCAGCCGGCCAACACCAAGCAGGACCAGCCGGCCAACACCAAGCAGGACCAGCCGGCCAACACCAAGCAGGACCAGCCGGCCAACATCAAGCAGGACCAGCCGGCCAACATCAAGCAGGACCAGCCGGCCAACATCAAGCAGGACCAGCCGGCCAACACCATGAAGAACCAGCCGGCCAACACCAAGCAGAACCAGCCGGCCAACACCAAGCAGAACCAGCCGGCCAACACCAAGCAGGACCAGCCGGCCAACACCAAGCAGAACCAGCCGGCCAACATCAAGCAGGACCAGCCGGCCAACATCAAGCAGAACCAGCCGGCCAACATCAAGAAGAACCAGCCGGCCAACATCAAGCAGGACCAGCCGGCCAACACCAAGCAGAACCAGCCGGCCAACATCAAGAAGAACCAGCCGGCCAACATCAAGCAGGACCAGCCGGCCAACACCATGAAGAACCAGCCGGCCAACACCAAGCAGAACCAGCCGGCCAACACCAAGCAGGACCAGCCGGCCAACACCAAGCAGGACCAGCCGGCCAACACCAAGCAGGACCAGCCGGCCAACACCAAGTAG
- the LOC123751775 gene encoding proline-rich protein 36-like produces MTLLVGSHAPILKNRPPGTTGEGSHAPILKNRPPGSTGEGSQAPILKNRPPGTTGEGSQVPILKNRPPGSTGVGSHAPILKNRPPGSTGEGSHAPILKNRPPGSTGEGSQAPILKNRPPGTTGVGSQAPILKNRPPGTTGVGSQAPILKNRPPGTTGEGSQAPILKNRPPGSTGVGSQAPILKNRPPGTTGVGSQAPILKNRPPGSTGEGSQAPILKNRTPGSTGEGSHAPILKNRPPGSTGEGSHAPILKNRPPGSTGVGSQAPILKNRTPGSTGEGSHAPILKNRPPGSTGEGSHAPILKNRPPGTTGVGSQAPILKNRPPGSTGVGSQAPILKNRPPGTTELIRYPLFPPAPSTK; encoded by the coding sequence ATGACATTACTGGTGGGTTCACACGCTCCTATATTGAAGAACCGCCCTCCAGGCACCACAGGAGAGGGTTCACACGCTCCTATATTGAAGAACCGCCCTCCAGGCAGCACAGGAGAGGGTTCACAAGCTCCTATATTGAAGAACCGCCCTCCAGGCACCACAGGAGAGGGTTCACAAGTTCCTATATTGAAGAACCGTCCTCCAGGCAGCACAGGAGTGGGTTCACACGCTCCTATATTGAAGAACCGCCCTCCAGGCAGCACAGGAGAGGGTTCACACGCTCCTATATTGAAGAACCGCCCTCCAGGCAGCACAGGAGAGGGTTCACAAGCTCCTATATTGAAGAACCGCCCTCCAGGCACCACAGGAGTGGGTTCACAAGCTCCTATATTGAAGAACCGCCCTCCAGGCACCACAGGAGTGGGTTCACAAGCTCCTATATTGAAGAACCGCCCTCCAGGCACCACAGGAGAGGGTTCACAAGCTCCTATATTGAAGAACCGTCCTCCAGGCAGCACAGGAGTGGGTTCACAAGCTCCTATATTGAAGAACCGCCCTCCAGGCACCACAGGAGTGGGTTCACAAGCTCCTATATTGAAGAACCGCCCTCCAGGCAGCACAGGAGAGGGTTCACAAGCTCCTATATTGAAGAACCGCACTCCAGGCAGCACAGGAGAGGGTTCACACGCTCCTATATTGAAGAACCGCCCTCCAGGCAGCACAGGAGAGGGTTCACACGCTCCTATATTGAAGAACCGCCCTCCAGGCAGCACAGGAGTGGGTTCACAAGCTCCTATATTGAAGAACCGCACTCCAGGCAGCACAGGAGAGGGTTCACACGCTCCTATATTGAAGAACCGCCCTCCAGGCAGCACAGGAGAGGGTTCACACGCTCCTATACTAAAGAACCGCCCTCCAGGCACCACAGGAGTGGGTTCACAAGCTCCTATATTGAAGAACCGCCCTCCAGGCAGCACAGGAGTGGGTTCACAAGCTCCTATATTGAAGAACCGCCCTCCAGGCACCACAGAACTGATCCGCTACCCACTCTTTCCACCGGCCCCTTCTacaaaatga